The nucleotide window GATTGAAATTGACGGTCTTCACCTTTCAGTGCCGGCCAATCCGGCAACAGCCGTTTCAGAATTCATCATCATGGGCGGAAACTATACCGGTCAGACAGCCTCCCCCGTCAACCGCGACCTGGTTTGGGGTATATACGACCCCCTGGATAACGGGTCGATTTACGCATCATTCCATTACGGAGATGTTACATTCTGGTCTGACTATTACCTCGGCCAAGACGCAAATGATCCCTTCTACGATAATAATGCTGCAAACCGAGACCTCGGCGCCTGGGTTGTCAATACAGCAACTGTTCTTGACGTTGACGTACCGGAACCGGCAACGATTGGCCTGCTGGGGCTTGGCCTCATTGGCTTCGGCGCCATGGCAAGACGCCGCCGTTCCTGATCAGATTTCAGGTTACTCAAGCAAGATAAGAGGCGGCTCCTGCGGGCCGCCTCTGTGCATCTCACAACAGTAGCGGCTGAACACCCTCTATTCCTCCCCCTCGTAATAGTCCGGCAGGAATTCCTTTACTGCCGGTGACGTAGTCGCCCATGCATGACAGGTGTTGAGCACCGGCGGGCGCTGCTTCGGCCTGCTAAGATCTACACCCGCCTCTTCCGCCTTTTTCATCAGCCCCGGCGTCATGGTCTGCATGGCGGCCGTACCCAGCGGGTACAATAATTCGGTGATATGCGTGCAGCCTTCAACACCGCCTACCCGTTCCCGAATCTGCTTGCGCCAGCCGGCCCCGACCCTGACGCCGATCAGCTTTTTATAGGATGAAACAATGGCCGGACACATTTCAAACGGGCTGTTGTCGGTTACCGCCTCAATTTCCTGAATGACATACTTGTCATCCAGGGTCAGCCTGATCCACATTTCATGCACCGGATCGCCCGCCTCGATCTCGCCGCGCCATTGATTGCCGAAGGCATAGGTTTTCTGGTCGGTCATATGTCCTTCGATATCCCAGAGACCGTCTTCCCGTTCATAACCGGTATAGGTAATGGTTCTGGTATGCAGATGTTTACGGGGTACTGGTGAGGAGAGCGGCATTTATAGTCCTTGATATTGCTGTTTGGTCTATTATCTCAGGTGTTTTCAAACCGGTCAAACAAAGGTTCACCTTGCGGGCGCATGGCAGTTATGCGGAATCTTTCTGGCCCTTGAAGCGGTTTTGGGTTATGTGAAGCCCATTATAAGGAGAATGATACCGATGCCCGAGTCCATTCCGGAACCGAAAAAAGCTGTCGTCCTGCTCAGCGGCGGCCTGGATTCTTCCACCTGCGTAGCCATCGCCCAGAGCGAAGGTTACGAGGTCTATGGCCTCAGCTTCAGCTACGGCCAGCGGCATACCATCGAGCTCGACGCCGCGAAGCGAATTGCTGACAGGATGGGCATCAAAAAACATGTGATTGCCAATATTGATATCGGCGCCTTTGGCGGCTCTGCCCTGACTGATGATATTCCCGTGCCCAAGGACCGCAGTCATGAAGACATGAGTACCGATATTCCGGTCACTTACGTGCCGGCCCGCAATACGATTTTCCTCTCCTATGCGTTGGGCTGGGCCGAGGTACTGGGGGCCAATGATATTTTCATCGGCGTCAACGCCCTGGATTACAGCGGCTATCCCGACTGCCGGCCGGAATTCATCAAGGCCTATGAAGTGATGGCCAATCTGGCGACCAAGGCCGGGACACAGGATCACAGGCATATGACCATCCATACGCCGCTTATTGACCTGACCAAGGCGGAAATTATCAAAAAAGGAGTGTCGCTGGGCGTGGATTACAGCCTGACCATAAGCTGCTATGATCCGGACAGCGAGGGGCGGTCCTGCGGCCATTGTGATGCCTGCCAGCTGCGCCTCAAGGGATTTGCCGAGGCCGGCACGACTGATCCCGTGCCTTATCAGGACTGAAACGCAACATGACCTATACCGTCAAGGAACTGTTTTATACTCTTCAGGGGGAAGGCGCACAGGCCGGACGGGCAGCCGTTTTCTGCCGTTTTGCCGGCTGCAACCTGTGGAGCGGACGGGAACAGGACCGGGCGACAGCCGAATGCACCTTCTGCGACACCGACTTTATCGGCACAGGCGGGCCCGGCGGCGGGAAATTCGCCACAGCCGACCATCTTGCGGCAACCGCCCGGGCGCTGTGGGACAGTGAAACCGATGGGTCCGGCATTCCCTATATTGTCTGCACCGGCGGGGAACCACTGCTGCAGCTGGATATCCCGCTGATTAACGCACTACATGAAAAGGGATTCGAAGTGGCCGTGGAAACCAACGGCACCCTGCCCGCGCCTGCGGAGCTGGACTGGGTTTGCGTCAGCCCGAAAAGACTTGATAAACTGGTACAGACCAGCGGCCACGAACTGAAACTGGTTTATCCTCAGCCGGACCTGCCGCCGGAAGATGTGGCCCATCTGGACTTTAAATACTTCTTCCTGCAGCCCATGGACGGCATTGGACCGGACGCGGAAAACATTCGGCTTGAAAATACAAAAAAATGTGTAGAGTACTGCCAAGCTCATCCGAAATGGCGCATCAGCCTGCAGACCCATAAAATTCTGGGTATTGCCTAGTTCAGACCTGTATTGAAATCAGGATTTATTCGACAAAATCTTGGCGACAACCAGAAGGGCTTCGCGGATTTCCTTCCAGTCATTATCGCCGAGGGCGTCCATAAATTCCTTCTGGGCAGTCATCCAGTAAGGCACCACATTGCGGATCGCATCAAGTCCTGCGTCCTCCAGAGTATAGGACGCATATCTTTTGCCACCGGAATACTGAACGGAAACATACCCCCTGTCCGCAAGGGTCTTGACCATTCGGGACATGGAGGATTTCTCCATCACCATGGAGTCCGCCAACTGGCTCAGGGTCATGGTCCCGTTATGGGCAAGCTCGAGAAGTATAACAACCTGGGTCGATCGGAGAGAACTTGGATCCAGAAGAGTATCAAAGCGTCTTGTAACCGCGCGTGAGGCTTTGCGCAGCCCGAGGCAGGCACAGGTTTCAAGGGCCTCTGCAATCAGGGCTTTTTCTTCAGTACTCGGATTCATACTACCAACCATTCTGTTGCTGACGATGTCCGACCTTTTTGAGTTGGGCATAATTATAGGTGTGACACTGCCAATTGGCCAAGCTTACCTTAACGTAAAGTCAACTTCAATCATTACCTGCATGTACGATCATTTTAACCCCTTCCGCGATAATTCGGGACATTCTGATCGGGAATCCAGACACCTGCCGGCGGCTCGCCGGTCTGGAAAAACACGTCAATGGGAATACCACCGCGGGGATACCAGTATCCGCCGATCCGAAGCCAGACCGGTTTCAGTTCCTTGACCAGCCGTTCGGCAATCCCGACCGTACAATCCTCATGAAAACCTGCATGGTTGCGAAAGGAATGCAGGTAAAGCTTCAGCGACTTGCTTTCCACAAGATAGTCCGCCGGCACATAGTCAATGACAAGATGGGCAAAATCCGGCTGTCCGGTGACCGGGCAGAGCGAGGTAAACTCGGGACAGGTAAAACGGACAAAATAGGGGGAATCCGGCCGCGGATTAGGTACCCTTTCCAGAATGGCCTCATCGGGATTTTCCGGAAGCTTCGAACTGCCGCCCAGATGGGAAAGGCCCTGATATATCTCTTTTGTCATTTCAACCGTCCTTTGATCGTCTGGCCAGCGGATGATTTCACCCGGATAAACACACATTGACTTATTACCCGCTTTTCCCTAAAGATCAAAGCCATGAAACATCATTGCCTGAAACGAATGTGTATTTCACGAATTATGAACCCGGTTTTCGCGTAAAACCGGGAAAAGCCGCTTGTGGCACCTTCAGAACTTCATGAAATCATTCGTTTACAGGAGAGCGCAAAATGACTCCGCGCCTGGATTATATCCACCATACCGTACATTTTTCCGTGACTGCACAAAATAACCCCGGGTCCCTGCCCCGGATATTATCTGTTTTTGAGAAGGCCAGCCTTTGCCCCGACCTCGTCAAATCCAGCAGCTTTACAGACGGGCAACTGGCTGTCGACATTTACACCCGGGGCCTTGAGGGGGCGCTTCAGGACCGGCTGGCAGCTAAACTGTCGTCGCTGGTGACGGTGTCACATGTGCGGACTGAAGTGATCCTGCGACCGGGCCGGACAAAACTTGCATCTTAACCCTTGCGACAGAAGGTGCCGGGGCCTATTTATAGGATAATCAGAAAAGAACAAGGTTTGACAATGGATATCCGAGACGGTTTTGTCGGGGTTATTGGGAATACTCCGATTATCAAATTGAGAAAAGCTTCCGAGGAAACCGGCTGCACCATTCTGGGCAAGGCCGAGTTTCTCAATCCGGGCGGCTCCATCAAGGATCGCGCAGCGCTCTATATCATCCGGGATGCCGAGAAGAAAGGCCTGCTGAAACCGGGCGGCACCATTGTTGAAGGCACGGCCGGCAATACCGGGATCGGTCTTGCGCTGGTCGGAAATGCGCTGGGCTACAAAACTGTCATTGTCATGCCGGAAACCCAGTCGCAGGAAAAAAAGGACATGCTTAAGCTGTGCGGCTGTGACCTCAGGCTCGTCCCGGCAGTGCCCTACAGGGATCCCAACAACTACGTGAAATATTCCGGTCGTCTGGCGGAAGAAATCGCCGCCGCCTCCCCCAACGGCGCCATCTGGGCCAACCAGTTCGACAATACCGCCAACCGGGACGCCCATCTGTATGGCACCGGGCCGGAAATCTGGAACCAGACCGACGGCACCGTGGATGCCTTTACCTGCGCGGTCGGCAGCGGCGGTACGCTTGGTGGTGTCTCCATGGCACTCAAGGAGCGCAACAAAAACATTAAAATTGTTTTGGCGGACCCGATGGGGGCGGCCCTGTTCAACTATTACAAACATGGTGAGCTGAAAGCGGAGGGTTCCTCCATCACCGAAGGCATCGGCCAGGGACGCATCACTGCCAACCTGGAAGGTATTGAAGTGGATGATGCCTGCCAGATTCCCGATGCCGAGGCTCTGGAAGTCATTTTTGACCTTCTGAAACATGAAGGTCTGTGCCTGGGTTCCTCCAGCGGCATCAATGTGGCGTCGGCCATCCGGCTGGCAAAGGAAATGGGGCCGGGGCATACCATTGCGACCGTTTTGTGCGATAATGGCACCCGCTATCAAAGCAAATTATTTAATCCTGAATTTCTGAAAGAAAAAGGACTCCCCTGCCCCGACTGGCTCTGAAGGGAAATACCGGCAAACTGACAAGGATACTGAAATGGTTGATGAGAAAAACGCTCTGGTGAGTACGGACTGGCTGATGCAGCATCTTGACGCACCGGATGTGCGCGTTGTCGACGCCTCCTGGCATCTGCCGTGGGCGAACCGGAACGGCCGGGCGGAATATGAAGAAGCCCATATTCCCGGCACCGTTTTTTTCGACCAGGACGATATCTGCGATACGGACTGCGACCTGCCCCATATGCTGCCAAGCCCCGAAAAAATGTCCAGCCGCATGCGCAAGCTCGGTCTTGGCGACGGCATGCGTATTGTGGTTTATGACAACAGCGACATCAGGTCCGCAGCCCGTGTCTGGTTTATGCTGAAGGCGTTCGGTCACCGGGACGTGGCCGTCCTTGACGGCGGTTTCCAGAAATGGCGGGCGGAAGGCAAACCCATAGAAGATATTCCGCCGGTTCCAGGCCCGCGGCATTTTACCGCCCGTTTTGACGCCACTGTAGTGCGCGAGCTGGACCAGATGTTCGGCAATCTGGAAAGCAAACGGGAACAAGTGGTTGATGCCCGCAGCGCCGCACGCTTCAATGCGGAATCCGAGGAACCGCGCCCGGGCATGAAATCCGGCCATATCCCCGGCAGCCTGAATCTGCCCTATGACCAGCTTTTCAACGAAGACGGCACCTATCGCAGCCCGGAACAGATCAGACAGATCTTTGAAGAAACAGGTGTGGACCTGCACAAGCCAATCATCACCACATGCGGGTCCGGCGGCACCGCTGCCGTTCTGTGCCTCGCCCTGTCGCTGATCGGGCATAACCAGTTTTCCCTTTACGACGGCTCCTGGAGCGAATGGGGATCACACCCCGATACACCGGTACATCCACAATAAGGACCAGAACAGCAATGAAGAAGGAAACAAAACTGGTCGAGGCCGGCCGCCGCAAACAATGGACCAGTGGCATCGTCAATCCACCAGTTTATCACGCCTCCACCGTCATTTTCGAGACGGTCGCCGATATGCGCGAAGCCGTCCGCAACCGGGGCAAGGCAACCCTCTATTACGGCCGGCGCGGCACCCCCACTCATTTTGCCTTTCAGGATGCCATGTGTGAACTGGAAGGCGGTGCCGGATGTGCGCTCTATCCCAGCGGTCTAGCCGCGGTATCAGGGGCCCTTCTGTCCTTTCTCGAAACCGGCGATCATATATTGATGGTTGACGGGGTTTACGAGCCGACCCGGACGCTGTGCGATGATTTCCTCAAGGGCATGGGTGTGGAAACCACCTATTACGATCCGATGATCGGGAGCGGTATCAGCGACCTGATACAGTCAAATACGAAAGTGGTTTTTGTGGAATCTCCCTGCTCCCTGACCATGGAAGTACAGGATATCCCGGCCATCGCCAAAGCCGCCCACGCGCGGGGCGCCATTGTCCTGATGGATAACACCTGGGGCACGCCGCTCAATTTCAAACCTTTTGATCACGGCGTGGATGTCTCCATCCATGCGGCAACGAAATATATTGTCGGCCACTCCGACGCCATGCTGGGCACCGCCACCGCCAATGAAAAATGCTGGGATCAGCTCAGGGAAAAGAGCATTCAACTTGGCTACTGTGCCGCCCCCGATGATGTCTACCTCGGCCTGCGCGGCCTGCGCACCATGGGACTGCGCCTGAAACAGCATGAAGAAAATGCACTTGAGGTCGCCCTCTGGCTCAAGGGCCGCCCGGAAGTGGACCATGTCCGCCACCCGGCTTTTGAAAACTGCCCGGGCCATGAAGTGTGGAAGCGGGATTTTCTCGGCAGTTGCGGGCTGTTTTCCTTCGTCATGACCGACGGTTACCGCGAAAGTGACCTCACTCCCATGCTGGACAATATGGAGCTATTCAAGATGGGCTTCAGCTGGGGCGGATACGAGAGCCTGATCCTGCCGGCCCACGGACTGGACAAAAGCAGGACTACGGTCAAATGGCAGGCGCCGGGACCGCTTGTACGGCTTCATGTGGGGCTGGAAAATCCCGAAGACCTGATTGCCGATCTGGAAAAAGGTTTTGCCCGGATAGGCAAATAGGACGCAGGCCTCAGGCGGCTTTCAGACAGAAAAACCGGGACAGGACAAAAACCGTTGTCGCCGAGAGCACAATGGCCGGACCGGTCGGCACGTCCCAGTTTGAAGAGACAAATACCCCGCTGATCACCGACAATACGCCGATGACAACAGCCAATCCGATCATGACCCCCGGCGTGCGGGCCAGGTTACGCGCCCCGGCCGCTGGAATGATCATCAGCGCCGTCACCAGCAGGACACCGGTCACCTTCAGGGACAGGGCTACAAGAGTGGCGATCATCAGCATATAAATTATTTTGGTTCTGGTCACGGCAATGCCTTCGATCCGGGCAAGATCCTCATGCACGGTGACCGACAACAGGCTTTTCCAGATCAGCGCCATCACCACAAGCACGCCGAGGCACATAGCGGAAAGCTGGTATATATCCCTTGTATGAATGGCGAGGATATCACCGATCAGATAGAACATCATGTTCTGGCGGATATTTTCCTGCAGGGCGATCATGATCAGGCCGATGGACAGGGCGCTGTGGGCCAGAATGCCGAGCAGTGTGTCGGAGGACAGGCTGCGGTCCCGCTGCAGCACCAGCAGGAACAGGGCCACCATCGCGCAGACAAGGATCATGATAACCGGGCTTGTGGTGCCGAAGGCAAAACCAAGCGCCACCCCCATCAAGGCCGAATGGGCAATGGTGTCGCCGAAATAGGCCATGCGCCGCCAGACCAGAAAGCAGCCAAGCGGGCCGGCCGCTATCGCAACCAGAATACCCGCCCCCAGCGCATAAAGGATAAAACTGTCAATCATGATCGCACCCCTTGCCGTGGTGGGGGCCGGGCACGATATTGCCCTGAGCGTCGTGATGATGATCATGATGGTGGGTATACATGGTGATATTTTCCGCACCAGTCGTAAACAGGGCATGATAATCTGGATTCTCGCGTACCGATTCCGGGGCGCCCTGGCAGCAGATATGCTGGTTCAGGCAGATTACCCGGTCGGTTGCAGACATGACCATATGCAGGTCGTGGGAGATCATCAACACGCTGCACTTCCGTTCATCCCGGGTTTTCCTGATCAGCCGGTAGATTTCCTCCTGGCCGGCGATATCAATGCCCTGCACCGGCTCATCCAGCACCAGAAGGTCGGGGCGGCCAAGCAGCGCCCGGCCCATGAGGAGGCGCTGCATTTCGCCGCCGGACAACATCTGTACCGGGCTCTTGCGGAACCGGGTGAGCCTGACCACCTCGAGAATTTCATCGACCTCCCCGCCGGTAACGCCGGGACGCAACTGCAGAAAATCCTCCACCAGCAACGGCAGGGTTTCATCAATGGAAAGCTTCTGCGGCATATAGCCGATCACCAGACCCTTTTTGCGCATAACCCGGCCCTTGTCAGGTGCCGTCAGCCCGAGGGCAATTTTCATCAGGGTGCTTTTGCCGGCGCCGTTGGGACCGATCAGGGTGACAATTTCCTGTTCTCCAACCATCAGGCTGACATCCTGCAGCACGGTCCGGCCGCCAAAGGATTTGTAAATCTCTTTAAGCTCAAGGAGGGTATTATTCTGGGTGGTCATATTGGTTCCCGGCTACCTGCAATTTTCGCAGAGCCCCATGATTTCAAGCATACTGTGTTCACAGCTGTAACCGTTGTCTTCGGCCACCTTGGCAATCTTGCTGTGAAGGGATTTGTCATTGACTTCTTTCACGGTCCGGCACTGGCGACAGATCAGGAAATGCCCCTGGTGCTGATGGGCCGGGTCCGGGCAGCCGATAAAGGCATTCAGGGATTCCAGCCGGTGCACAAGCCCTTCCTCAATCAGGAAATCCAGCGCCCGGTAAACGGTCGGCGGCGCCACACGCTTTTTGCCTTCCTTGCTCAGAAGATCCAGAAGCTCGTAGGCGGTCACCGGCTTGTGGCCGCGCCAGACAAGTTCCAGCACACTGCGGCGCAAGGGTGTGAAGCGGGTTTCCCGCTGGTCACAGATATCCCGCGCCGTCTGCAGGGCCTCTTCAATACATTTTTCATGGTCGTGTTGATGGGCGGCTTGAGTCATATTATGATGGTTCTTGTATTGTTATGGCATAACATTTAGGTAATAGTGGCCTGATACGCAATCAATTTCAAGCCCTCACCATGGAATTGAAATTAAATAACTCAGAACCGGTAACTGATCATGACTTTTCCCTTCTCCGTTAACATCATCGAGAAGGCCCTTACGGCCATCACCTTCAACGACGCCGGCCTTGTACCGGCCATCGCCCAGCAGCATGACAGCGGCGAAGTGCTGATGATGGCCTGGATGAACCGGGAGGCGGTTAGCGAAACACTGACCACCGGACGGGTCTGTTATTACTCCCGGTCGCGAAAAGGATTGTGGCGCAAGGGAGAAAGTTCCGGCCAGGTGCAGACATTGAAAAATTTCCGCATCGACTGCGACGGCGATACGCTGTTGTTGCTGGTCGACCAGAAAGGTGTCGCCTGCCACACCGGACGGCGGAATTGTTTCTATACGGAAGTCACGCCCGACGGGCTCGAGATCATCGCCGAGGTGGAAAAATCACCGGAGGAGCTTTATGGCTCCTCCGACTAATATCTCTTAGCTTTCCAGCTGGTCGCCCAGCGGCAGTTTGCGGATGCGTTTGCCGGTGGCGGCAAAGATCGCATTGCACAGCGCCGCGGTTACCGGCGGCACGCCAGGCTCGCCCACACCGCGCGGTTTGTCGCTGCTGTCGACCAGATGCACCGTGACCTCAGGCGCCATATCCATGCGGGTCAGCAGATAATCATGGAAGTTGCTCTGCTGCACTTCCCCGCTCTCGGTGGTGATTTCCGAATAAAGCGCATGGGACAGGGCGAAGATCACCGCCCCTTCCATTTGTGATTTGACCCGGTCCGGGTTGATGTAACGACCACAATCAACGGCGATGTCCACTTTCGGAATGGCAAGCTTGCCGTCCCTGACGGAGACCTCGACCGCCACACCGATATGGGTCAGGAAGCTGTAATGACAGGCAATCCCCAAGCCGTGGCCTTCGGGCATCTTGCGGCCCCAGCCGGCGCCGTCGGCGGCCAGTTTCAATACGTTTGTCAGGCGGGCGGTTTCGAATGGATAATCCGCACCGCTTTCGCCGTAATTGAATTTGGCCGGGAAATCATCCACCGGAACAGTCCGGTCCGGCGACAGATAATCGAGCAGGAAATCCTTCGGGTCCTGCCCTGCCGCATGGGCGACCTCATCAAGGAAAGAGCCGATGGCAAAACCGTGATGGATATTGGCCACAGAACGCAGCCAGCCAATCCGCAGGTTGGTTTTTGCCTTGCCGGCGGTCATCCGTATATTGGGAAAATCATAAGGCAGGTCCACCTGCCCCATGCCCATTTCCATGGGAGACGGCTGGTCGGCGACCGGATTGAAAATCGACATTATGGTCGGGAACACCGTATTGTGATTCCAGGCGGTGACTTTACCTTCCTTGTCCAGGCCCGCTTTCATATGCTGGGCGCTGATGGCATGGTAATAGTCATGACGGATATCGTCTTCCCGGGTCCAGACCACTTTGACCGGTTTGCCGGTCTGTTTCGACAGCCATGCGGCCTCGGCACAGAAATCGGCCTTGGACTTGCGACCGAAGGCGCCGCCGAGCAGGGTCACATGCACCGTGACCTTTGACCGGTCTGGCGCCGGCTGACCCTTGTCATTGGTTTTGAAATAACCGAGCGTAGCCGCCACCACATCCTGAACTGACTGGGGATCCTGGACACAGGCCCAGAGTTCCGCACTGTCGGCGGAAACATTTGCCAGAGCCGCCGGCGGCTCCATCGGCACATGGGCATAATAGGGCATCTGGTAACTTGCCTCGACAACCCGGTCTGCCTCGGACAGCGCCTTGTCCACATCGCCGTCATGACGACCGGTGAAGCTACCCGGCATTTTTGCGGTTTCCAGCATTTCCTTGTGCAACAGGGCACTGTCGTTGTCGCCGTGGCCGCCGTTATCCCATTCGATTTCCAGCGCCTCGCGCCCCTTCATGGCGGCCCAGGTGCTGCTGGCCAGCACCGCCACACCGCCAATTATATTGAACATGGTCGGCACCTGGACACCCGGCATTTCAACCACCTTGACCACACCTTTCACCTTGAGGGCGGCAGAAGCATCAAAACTTTTGACCTTGCCGCCCTGTACCGGCGGACGGGCGATCAGGGCATAGAGCATGCCGTCGATCTTCATATCCTGGCCGTACATGGCCTTGCCGGTCACCATGTCGGGCAAATCGACGATTTTTACCGGTTTGCCGATATAGGTGAAATCCTTTTCCGACTTGAAGGTCAGTTCGTCTGTGGACGGCACCGGATCATTGGCCGCAAGCGTTGCCGCCGCACCAAAATCCATCTGTTTCTTGCCGTGGCTGAGTTTATGGCCGGCCACTTTGACTGCGGCGGCATCAACGCCCCACTCACGGGCCGCGGCGCGCTGCATCATCAGGCGGGCCATGGCCCCCATTTCACGCATCTTGACATAAAACCAGCGCACCGAACGGGAACCGTCGGTATTCTGGTCGCCGAGCCGTTCGTCGCCATCGGCCTGGATGACCTTCACCCGGGTCCAGTCGGCGCCCAGCTCATCTGCCACAATCTGCGGCAGGCCGGTCTTGCTTCCCTGCCCCATTTCGGAGCGATGGGCGGTGATCAGGACACTGCCGTCCGGTTGAATGACCACAAACAGATTCGGCGACAGGGATTTTTCCTCACCTGCCATGGCCTGAATAATATTGAACCCGCCGCTGTGCGCCGCCAGCACCAGACTGCCGGCAGCAGTTCCTTTCAGAATGGAACGTCGTGTTATCTGGTTCATTTGGACGCCCCCCCTGCTGATTCTGCTGCTGACTTGATGGCCTTGCGGATGCGCTGATAGGTGCCGCAGCGGCACAGGTTGCCGTTCATGCCGTCGATGATTTCCTGCTCGCTGGGATCGGGATTTTCGGCAATAAGGGCCGCCGCCTGCATGATCTGGCCGGACTGGCAGTAACCGCACTGGGGCACATCATGTTCGGCCCAGGCTTTCTGCAGCGGATGGTCGCCGGTCTCGGACAGGCCCTCGATGGTGGTGATCTCCTCACCTTCCACATCGTCCATAAAGGTCAGGCAGCTGCGCACCGCCTCGCCGTTCACATGCACCGTGCAGGCCCCGCACTGGCCCACGCCACAGCTGTATTTTGTGCCGGTCAGGCCGGCCTCGTCCCTGAGATACCACAGAAG belongs to Emcibacter sp. and includes:
- a CDS encoding Fur family transcriptional regulator, whose protein sequence is MTQAAHQHDHEKCIEEALQTARDICDQRETRFTPLRRSVLELVWRGHKPVTAYELLDLLSKEGKKRVAPPTVYRALDFLIEEGLVHRLESLNAFIGCPDPAHQHQGHFLICRQCRTVKEVNDKSLHSKIAKVAEDNGYSCEHSMLEIMGLCENCR
- the hisI gene encoding phosphoribosyl-AMP cyclohydrolase, which gives rise to MTFPFSVNIIEKALTAITFNDAGLVPAIAQQHDSGEVLMMAWMNREAVSETLTTGRVCYYSRSRKGLWRKGESSGQVQTLKNFRIDCDGDTLLLLVDQKGVACHTGRRNCFYTEVTPDGLEIIAEVEKSPEELYGSSD
- a CDS encoding xanthine dehydrogenase family protein molybdopterin-binding subunit is translated as MNQITRRSILKGTAAGSLVLAAHSGGFNIIQAMAGEEKSLSPNLFVVIQPDGSVLITAHRSEMGQGSKTGLPQIVADELGADWTRVKVIQADGDERLGDQNTDGSRSVRWFYVKMREMGAMARLMMQRAAAREWGVDAAAVKVAGHKLSHGKKQMDFGAAATLAANDPVPSTDELTFKSEKDFTYIGKPVKIVDLPDMVTGKAMYGQDMKIDGMLYALIARPPVQGGKVKSFDASAALKVKGVVKVVEMPGVQVPTMFNIIGGVAVLASSTWAAMKGREALEIEWDNGGHGDNDSALLHKEMLETAKMPGSFTGRHDGDVDKALSEADRVVEASYQMPYYAHVPMEPPAALANVSADSAELWACVQDPQSVQDVVAATLGYFKTNDKGQPAPDRSKVTVHVTLLGGAFGRKSKADFCAEAAWLSKQTGKPVKVVWTREDDIRHDYYHAISAQHMKAGLDKEGKVTAWNHNTVFPTIMSIFNPVADQPSPMEMGMGQVDLPYDFPNIRMTAGKAKTNLRIGWLRSVANIHHGFAIGSFLDEVAHAAGQDPKDFLLDYLSPDRTVPVDDFPAKFNYGESGADYPFETARLTNVLKLAADGAGWGRKMPEGHGLGIACHYSFLTHIGVAVEVSVRDGKLAIPKVDIAVDCGRYINPDRVKSQMEGAVIFALSHALYSEITTESGEVQQSNFHDYLLTRMDMAPEVTVHLVDSSDKPRGVGEPGVPPVTAALCNAIFAATGKRIRKLPLGDQLES
- a CDS encoding (2Fe-2S)-binding protein encodes the protein MTKFKLNGETRTFDGDGEMPLLWYLRDEAGLTGTKYSCGVGQCGACTVHVNGEAVRSCLTFMDDVEGEEITTIEGLSETGDHPLQKAWAEHDVPQCGYCQSGQIMQAAALIAENPDPSEQEIIDGMNGNLCRCGTYQRIRKAIKSAAESAGGASK